The following proteins are encoded in a genomic region of Channa argus isolate prfri chromosome 3, Channa argus male v1.0, whole genome shotgun sequence:
- the LOC137123565 gene encoding lysozyme g-like isoform X3: MGNCVEVSHIMAKTDAGGMKKYREKIKKVGLEYGIDPALIAAIISRESRAGKTIKDNDGWGDYDRETGAFNAWGLMQVDVNPNGGGHKPLGAWESEEHLCQATGILVDFIDKISRKFPDWCPAQKLKGGIAAYNMGDGNVYSYDKVDEYTTGGDYSNDVVARAQWYKKYGDF, encoded by the exons GGCGGAATGAAAAAGTACAGAGAAAAAATCAAGAAGGTGGGACTTGAATATGGAATAGACCCTGCTCTCATTGCTGCAATCATCTCCAGAGAGTCCAGGGctggaaaaacaataaaagacaatGATGGCTGGGGAGACTATGACCGGGAAACAGGCGCATTCAATGCCTGGGGACTGATGCAG GTTGATGTTAATCCAAATGGTGGTGGACATAAACCACTGGGAGCATGGGAAAGTGAGGAACACCTCTGCCAAGCCACAGGAATCTTGGTTGATTTTATTGACAAAATCAGCAGAAAATTCCCTGACTGGTGCCCAGCGCAGAAACTGAAAG GTGGGATAGCAGCCTATAACATGGGTGATGGAAATGTCTATTCCTATGATAAAGTGGATGAATATACAACAGGTGGAGACTACTCCAATGATGTTGTTGCAAGAGCTCAGTGGTACAAGAAATATGGCGACTTTTAA